A single genomic interval of Spirosoma linguale DSM 74 harbors:
- a CDS encoding Peptidoglycan glycosyltransferase (KEGG: pca:Pcar_2208 peptidoglycan synthetase~PFAM: penicillin-binding protein transpeptidase; Penicillin-binding protein dimerisation domain; PASTA domain containing protein~SMART: PASTA domain containing protein) codes for MNIKQDIIQRANHVFYVVIFLAVCVVFRLVSVQYFKKDLKGRFWRERVAATLIQRDTIRAMRGNIYAHDGYLLATSLPSYVVGLDPTMAKPDYFNKKVDSLGLLLSQLYGDRSRQDYTDMIVDARKRKRRYVLLNRRRVTFQERQKMLTWPFFRSSAKVAARGGVLRPYYERYHPYGQMAERTIGNLDAKTGRGLIGLEASFQPALAGKNAVGLVEVLSGGIRKPVDDGPEMKPEPGMDLYTTIDVNYQDMAESALRSTLEKYNAAKGCVVVMEVATGEIRAMANLSRVSSTTGPNRYVENFNHALAGRTDPGSTFKLATMMALMEEKAISLNQLVATGDGSTRYNGIEIRDASRTGKGTITAREVFEKSSNVGIHMLMRSYFYKRPDLYCQYLRKFHLTQPTGIHMKGEAIPVVRNPDMKGWSKVSLTSMSYGYEMQITPLQMLAFYNAVANGGRWVRPVLVKQIKLADELIEDNKPYVAPDPICSKETARKAQELLRGVVEHGTAKHINNPFYAIAGKTGTAQKVINGKYQVGRYYTSFIGYFPANNPKYSMITVVDNPEGDNIDMLYAGAVAAPVFKAVADRIVAYDYQMHAPIRVRASRPQSTTDVVAGYADDLHVIGSTLNMRNEPSTEGWVEATPRGGWKARPTRTDRVPDVRGLTLRDALYLLENRGFRVLVDGRGKVKEQSVEPGTGIEKAAGKVITLTLG; via the coding sequence ATGAACATTAAGCAGGACATCATTCAGCGGGCCAATCACGTCTTTTACGTTGTCATTTTTCTGGCAGTCTGCGTAGTGTTTCGGCTCGTGTCGGTGCAGTATTTCAAAAAAGACTTAAAGGGCAGATTCTGGCGGGAGCGAGTAGCGGCAACGCTCATACAGCGGGATACCATCCGGGCCATGCGCGGGAACATCTACGCCCATGACGGCTATTTATTGGCGACCTCGTTGCCCAGCTATGTCGTTGGCTTAGACCCTACAATGGCCAAGCCCGATTATTTCAACAAGAAAGTAGACTCCCTGGGTCTGCTGCTGTCTCAGCTTTACGGCGATCGCTCGCGGCAGGACTATACGGATATGATTGTTGATGCCCGCAAACGAAAACGCCGGTATGTGTTGCTCAACCGACGGCGCGTTACGTTTCAGGAGCGGCAGAAAATGCTTACCTGGCCCTTTTTCCGATCATCGGCTAAGGTGGCCGCCCGGGGCGGTGTGCTTCGCCCCTACTACGAGCGCTACCACCCCTACGGTCAGATGGCCGAACGAACGATTGGGAACCTGGACGCAAAAACGGGCCGGGGTCTCATTGGTCTTGAAGCGAGTTTCCAACCGGCACTGGCGGGTAAGAATGCCGTTGGTCTGGTTGAAGTACTGTCGGGCGGGATTCGTAAACCCGTCGATGATGGCCCCGAAATGAAGCCCGAACCGGGCATGGATCTGTACACGACCATCGACGTCAACTACCAGGATATGGCCGAGTCGGCGCTCCGCTCGACACTCGAAAAATACAACGCGGCCAAAGGATGCGTGGTCGTGATGGAAGTTGCCACCGGCGAAATCCGGGCGATGGCTAACCTCTCCCGCGTGAGCAGTACCACAGGCCCCAACCGCTACGTCGAGAACTTCAATCACGCCCTGGCTGGCCGCACCGACCCCGGTTCGACGTTTAAGCTGGCCACCATGATGGCCCTGATGGAAGAAAAAGCCATATCGCTCAATCAGCTGGTAGCAACGGGCGATGGCTCTACCCGTTACAATGGAATCGAAATCCGCGATGCCAGCCGAACGGGTAAAGGGACAATTACAGCCCGGGAAGTTTTCGAGAAATCGTCCAATGTGGGAATTCATATGCTGATGCGCAGTTATTTCTATAAGCGACCCGATTTGTACTGCCAGTACCTGCGCAAATTTCACCTGACCCAGCCAACGGGTATTCACATGAAAGGCGAAGCCATCCCCGTTGTGCGCAATCCCGATATGAAAGGCTGGAGCAAAGTATCGCTCACCTCCATGTCGTACGGCTACGAAATGCAGATCACTCCTCTGCAAATGCTGGCCTTTTATAACGCTGTGGCCAACGGAGGACGATGGGTACGCCCCGTGCTCGTGAAGCAGATTAAACTGGCCGACGAGCTTATTGAGGACAACAAACCGTATGTGGCCCCGGACCCCATCTGTTCGAAAGAAACCGCCCGTAAAGCCCAGGAGCTGCTGCGGGGCGTGGTAGAACATGGAACGGCCAAACACATTAACAATCCGTTTTATGCGATTGCCGGTAAAACCGGAACGGCCCAGAAAGTCATCAACGGCAAGTACCAGGTTGGGCGTTATTACACCTCGTTTATCGGGTATTTCCCGGCCAACAACCCAAAATACAGCATGATTACCGTTGTTGATAATCCAGAGGGCGACAACATTGATATGCTGTACGCCGGAGCCGTAGCAGCTCCTGTGTTCAAGGCCGTAGCCGACCGCATTGTGGCCTACGATTACCAGATGCACGCGCCCATTCGGGTAAGGGCTTCCCGGCCGCAATCAACAACGGATGTAGTAGCCGGTTATGCCGATGATCTGCACGTGATTGGGTCGACACTGAATATGCGGAACGAACCCTCGACCGAAGGCTGGGTGGAGGCAACACCACGCGGAGGCTGGAAAGCCAGGCCCACCCGCACTGACCGCGTACCTGATGTGCGCGGCCTGACCCTCCGTGATGCGCTTTATTTGCTCGAAAACCGGGGATTTCGGGTTCTGGTCGATGGCCGGGGCAAGGTAAAGGAACAATCTGTTGAACCGGGAACCGGGATTGAGAAAGCGGCAGGCAAAGTGATTACGCTCACGCTGGGCTAA
- a CDS encoding hypothetical protein (KEGG: avi:Avi_1033 FirrV-1-B8) — protein MTELVVAHYTENLNWLRNLPASLQKTVYTKGPEVLAELNHILLPNIGREAHTYLHHIVNRYDSLAEWTVFCQGKPFDHAYDFKKTMHGFSADPDAISQTGFRWLGHLIDTDDNQGDRLFRPWSKNEDGRGLDLRGFHRAVFDTDGPALYTFVLGAQFAVHRNILRQRSLSFYTHAMHLSTSFPDAAHCFERSWDRILGVVGIDPGWLAGRQTVQLKPMKHQSASD, from the coding sequence ATGACCGAACTCGTTGTTGCTCATTATACCGAAAATCTGAACTGGCTGCGAAACCTGCCCGCCAGTCTGCAAAAAACGGTGTATACCAAAGGACCAGAGGTACTGGCAGAATTAAACCATATTCTCCTGCCTAACATCGGCCGGGAAGCGCACACTTATTTACATCATATTGTGAACCGGTACGATTCTCTGGCCGAGTGGACGGTTTTCTGCCAGGGCAAACCCTTCGATCATGCCTATGATTTCAAGAAGACGATGCACGGCTTTTCAGCTGACCCTGATGCCATTAGCCAGACGGGCTTCAGATGGCTGGGACATTTGATCGATACAGATGATAATCAGGGTGATCGACTCTTCAGGCCGTGGAGCAAAAATGAGGATGGACGCGGGCTCGATCTCCGGGGGTTTCATCGCGCGGTATTTGATACCGACGGGCCAGCCCTGTATACCTTCGTGCTGGGCGCTCAATTTGCCGTTCATCGAAACATTTTGCGCCAACGGTCCTTATCATTCTATACCCACGCCATGCACCTATCAACTTCGTTCCCCGACGCAGCGCATTGTTTTGAGCGAAGTTGGGACCGTATTCTGGGGGTTGTGGGTATTGATCCCGGCTGGCTGGCAGGCAGGCAAACGGTTCAGCTAAAACCAATGAAACATCAGTCTGCCAGCGACTAA
- a CDS encoding phospho-N-acetylmuramoyl-pentapeptide-transferase (KEGG: lch:Lcho_0519 phospho-N-acetylmuramoyl- pentapeptide-transferase~TIGRFAM:phospho-N-acetylmuramoyl-pentapeptide-transf erase~PFAM: Glycosyl transferase, family 4, conserved region; Phospho-N-acetylmuramoyl-pentapeptide transferase, conserved site), with protein sequence MLYYLFQFLDERYNFPGAGVFQYISFRALGAVITSLLIAAIFGRRIIDTLRNLQIGESIRDLGLEGQMQKRGTPTMGGFIILASLLIPALLFAKLTNVYVVLALVSTVWTGMIGFLDDYIKVFKKNKEGLEGKFKVVGQVGLGLIVGLTLYFNDYVKIRKYAPRLFSTSNVPDVYTDIKSTLTTVPFVKNNEFDYSSLLFGFLPDSYTWIIYVLICIFIITAVSNGANITDGIDGLAAGTSVIIGLTIGVLAYLSGNKVFSQYLNIMYIPNAGELVIFCAAFVGACVGFLWYNSYPAQVFMGDTGSLMLGGVIAVLFLAIRKELMIPIICGIFLVELVSVIMQVSYFKYTKRKYGEGRRIFLMSPLHHHFQKKGYHEAKLVTRFWIVGIILAVLALATLKLR encoded by the coding sequence ATGCTCTATTACCTCTTCCAGTTTCTTGACGAACGCTATAACTTTCCCGGCGCGGGGGTTTTCCAGTACATCTCCTTCCGGGCGCTGGGTGCCGTAATCACGTCGCTTCTGATCGCAGCCATCTTCGGGCGACGCATTATCGACACCCTGCGAAACCTTCAGATTGGCGAGTCGATCCGCGATTTGGGGCTGGAAGGGCAAATGCAGAAACGAGGGACCCCAACCATGGGCGGATTTATCATTCTGGCCTCCCTGCTGATTCCGGCGCTGCTCTTTGCGAAACTAACAAATGTCTACGTCGTGCTGGCGCTGGTATCTACCGTCTGGACCGGCATGATCGGCTTTCTGGACGACTACATTAAAGTATTCAAGAAAAACAAAGAGGGCCTGGAGGGGAAGTTTAAAGTAGTTGGACAAGTGGGTCTGGGCCTTATTGTCGGGCTAACGCTGTACTTCAACGACTACGTAAAGATCAGGAAGTACGCTCCCCGCCTGTTCAGCACCTCGAATGTGCCAGATGTGTACACCGATATTAAGTCGACGCTCACCACGGTGCCCTTCGTCAAAAACAACGAGTTCGACTATAGCTCGTTGCTGTTCGGGTTTCTACCGGATAGTTACACCTGGATTATCTATGTGCTGATCTGTATTTTTATCATCACGGCCGTTTCCAACGGGGCAAACATTACCGACGGCATCGACGGTCTGGCGGCTGGTACGTCCGTCATTATCGGCCTAACCATTGGCGTACTGGCTTATTTATCGGGTAACAAGGTTTTCTCGCAGTACCTGAACATCATGTACATTCCGAATGCCGGTGAGCTGGTAATTTTCTGCGCGGCTTTTGTGGGGGCCTGCGTTGGCTTTCTCTGGTACAACTCCTACCCGGCGCAGGTATTCATGGGCGACACGGGTAGTTTAATGTTAGGGGGCGTAATTGCGGTGTTGTTTCTGGCGATCCGAAAGGAGTTGATGATTCCGATCATCTGCGGCATTTTCCTGGTCGAGCTGGTCTCCGTCATTATGCAGGTCAGCTATTTTAAATACACCAAACGAAAGTATGGCGAGGGTAGGCGAATTTTCCTGATGTCGCCCCTGCACCACCATTTTCAGAAGAAAGGCTACCACGAAGCCAAGCTCGTTACGCGCTTCTGGATCGTCGGCATTATCCTGGCGGTACTGGCTTTAGCCACGCTGAAGCTGCGGTAA
- a CDS encoding Oligopeptidase B (PFAM: peptidase S9A prolyl oligopeptidase domain protein beta-propeller; peptidase S9 prolyl oligopeptidase active site domain protein~KEGG: aha:AHA_0348 protease II), whose product MKRTCQLFIISLTLCSMTQAQPITPPKAAVKPKELITNGHKRTDNYYYLNERENPEVIKYLNQENAYVEQVLAPVKDLQTKLFEEMKGRIKQQDESVPYKEGNYYYYTRFITGGEYPIYCRKKGSLQGTEEVMFDGNAMAKGHNYYQFGGFEVSDNDELAIFAEDTVSRRLYTLRVKNLKTGKLYPEAIPNTEGGSFAWATDNKTLFYIKKDPQTLLGYQVYRHVLGTDAKNDVLVYKEKDNQFYMGLGRSKSKKYITIGSDHNGVATEYRLLEASKPLGEFVPFLPRQKGHEYDIVHYKDKFYVRTNWKAENFRLMEVPEGKTADRAAWKEVIPHRADVYLENMDIFANHLVLGERKAGLTNIRVINQKTKADEYLDFGEAAYVAGISYNPDFNTNVLRYGYSSLTTPSSTFDYNMDTKEKTLKKQQEVLGGFDKNNYTSERFFATARDGVKVPVSLVYRKGTKKDGSAPLLQYSYGSYGYSTDPGFSSTRLSLLDRGFIFAIAHIRGGQEMGRHWYEDGKMLKKKNTFNDFVDVSEYLIKNKYTSADKLFAMGGSAGGLLMGAVINQAPQLYRGVVAAVPFVDVVTTMLDESIPLTTGEFEEWGNPKNKEYYDYMLSYSPYDNVEKKAYPNLLVTTGLHDSQVQYWEPAKWVAKLREMKTDNNQLLLHTNMEAGHGGASGRFQALKEIALEYAFMLNLVGERQ is encoded by the coding sequence ATGAAACGGACTTGTCAACTGTTCATTATTTCTCTCACGCTCTGTAGCATGACCCAGGCACAACCGATAACCCCGCCCAAAGCGGCCGTTAAACCCAAAGAACTGATCACAAACGGTCATAAGCGAACCGACAATTACTATTACCTCAACGAACGCGAAAATCCGGAGGTGATCAAGTACCTGAACCAGGAAAATGCCTATGTCGAGCAGGTGCTGGCGCCCGTAAAAGACCTGCAAACCAAGTTGTTTGAGGAGATGAAAGGGCGCATTAAGCAGCAGGACGAATCGGTGCCCTACAAAGAAGGCAACTATTATTATTACACCCGCTTCATAACGGGGGGCGAATACCCGATCTACTGCCGCAAGAAAGGCTCCTTGCAGGGCACCGAAGAAGTTATGTTCGATGGCAACGCCATGGCAAAAGGCCACAACTATTACCAGTTCGGGGGCTTTGAAGTATCGGACAACGATGAACTGGCCATTTTTGCCGAAGATACCGTCAGCCGTCGGCTCTATACCCTGCGGGTGAAAAACCTGAAAACGGGTAAACTCTACCCCGAAGCTATTCCCAACACCGAAGGAGGCAGCTTTGCCTGGGCTACGGATAACAAGACGCTGTTCTACATCAAAAAAGACCCGCAAACCCTCCTTGGCTATCAGGTTTACCGGCACGTGCTGGGTACGGACGCAAAAAACGATGTGCTGGTCTACAAAGAAAAAGACAACCAGTTTTACATGGGGCTGGGCCGGTCGAAATCAAAGAAATACATCACCATCGGCTCCGATCACAACGGCGTCGCCACCGAATACCGGTTACTGGAAGCCAGCAAACCACTGGGTGAGTTTGTTCCGTTCCTGCCCCGCCAGAAAGGCCACGAGTATGACATAGTTCATTACAAAGACAAGTTTTACGTCCGCACGAACTGGAAAGCCGAGAACTTCCGCCTGATGGAAGTACCGGAAGGTAAAACGGCTGATCGTGCTGCCTGGAAGGAAGTGATTCCCCACCGGGCCGACGTGTATCTGGAGAATATGGACATCTTCGCCAATCACCTCGTATTGGGCGAACGCAAAGCCGGGCTGACCAACATCCGGGTCATCAATCAAAAAACGAAGGCCGATGAGTACCTCGATTTCGGTGAAGCGGCCTACGTAGCGGGTATCAGCTACAACCCGGATTTCAACACCAACGTGCTACGTTACGGTTACTCGTCGCTTACAACGCCCAGTTCTACCTTCGACTACAACATGGATACGAAGGAGAAAACGCTCAAAAAGCAGCAGGAGGTACTGGGTGGATTTGATAAGAACAACTATACATCGGAGCGGTTTTTTGCTACCGCCCGCGATGGCGTGAAAGTGCCCGTTTCGCTGGTGTACCGCAAGGGCACGAAGAAAGATGGCTCGGCTCCTTTGCTCCAGTATTCCTACGGCTCGTACGGCTACTCCACCGATCCCGGCTTTAGTTCAACCCGCCTGAGCCTGCTCGACCGGGGCTTTATCTTCGCCATTGCCCATATTCGGGGCGGGCAGGAGATGGGCCGGCATTGGTACGAAGATGGCAAGATGCTCAAGAAGAAAAACACCTTCAATGATTTTGTCGACGTTTCGGAATACCTCATCAAGAACAAGTACACCAGCGCCGATAAGCTCTTTGCTATGGGCGGCAGCGCGGGTGGTTTGCTGATGGGTGCCGTTATTAACCAGGCTCCGCAACTGTACCGGGGGGTAGTGGCCGCCGTGCCCTTCGTGGATGTGGTAACGACCATGCTCGACGAAAGCATTCCGCTCACTACGGGCGAGTTTGAAGAGTGGGGCAATCCGAAAAACAAGGAATATTATGATTACATGCTATCGTACTCGCCCTACGATAACGTGGAGAAAAAAGCGTACCCAAACCTGCTCGTGACTACGGGCTTGCACGATTCACAAGTGCAGTATTGGGAACCCGCCAAATGGGTGGCCAAGCTTCGGGAAATGAAAACGGATAATAACCAATTATTACTTCACACCAACATGGAAGCGGGTCACGGCGGTGCCTCGGGCCGTTTTCAGGCGCTCAAGGAAATCGCGCTGGAATACGCGTTCATGCTCAATTTGGTTGGGGAGCGGCAGTAA
- a CDS encoding UDP-N-acetylmuramyl-tripeptide synthetase (TIGRFAM: UDP-N-acetylmuramyl-tripeptide synthetase~PFAM: Mur ligase middle domain protein; cytoplasmic peptidoglycan synthetase domain protein~KEGG: geo:Geob_0775 UDP-N-acetylmuramyl-tripeptide synthetase), with translation MFVALRMQLKDIFYKIPLLATSGSMNTEVTSLTMDSRKAGPGSLFIAVRGTVTDGHAYIETAIQQGATAILCEEIPAETNPDVAYIRVQNSARTMGLVAANFYDQPSQKLKLIGVTGTNGKTSVATLLFRLFRALGYRCGLLSTVQNQIDDDVIPATHTTPDVITTNQLLTKMLAHGCTHVFMEVSSHAVVQERIAGLSFVGGIFTNITHDHLDFHGTFDNYIRAKKGFFDQLPASAFALTNVDDKRGLVMLQNTVARKETYSLQTLASFKGKILADSLFGLNMLIDEREVWFKLIGQFNAYNLLSVYGTAILLGEDPTEVLTMLSGITPPPGRFEQVVSDDKIVGIVDYAHTPDALQNVLETINELRSTDEQDYMPQIITVVGCGGNRDTSKRPIMADIACRLSNRVILTSDNPRNEDPMDILEQMQAGVSPVDFKKTITIEDRHEAIRKAVELAKPHDIILVAGKGHETYQEIKGIKYDFDDRVVLRDAFADRRNQ, from the coding sequence ATGTTCGTTGCCCTACGCATGCAACTAAAAGATATTTTCTATAAAATTCCGCTGCTGGCTACGTCCGGCAGTATGAATACCGAGGTAACAAGCCTGACGATGGACTCGCGCAAAGCCGGTCCGGGCAGCCTGTTTATTGCCGTTCGCGGCACCGTTACGGACGGCCATGCGTATATCGAAACGGCTATTCAGCAGGGAGCGACCGCTATCCTGTGCGAAGAAATCCCGGCCGAAACCAACCCGGACGTTGCTTATATCCGGGTGCAGAATTCGGCCCGAACGATGGGGTTGGTGGCCGCTAACTTCTACGACCAGCCTTCACAAAAACTCAAACTAATTGGGGTAACGGGTACCAATGGCAAAACGTCGGTAGCTACCTTGCTCTTCCGGTTGTTTCGCGCCCTGGGCTACCGCTGCGGACTCCTGTCGACCGTTCAGAATCAGATCGATGACGATGTAATTCCGGCCACCCACACCACACCCGACGTCATCACGACCAATCAATTACTGACCAAAATGCTGGCGCACGGCTGTACGCACGTATTCATGGAGGTCAGTTCGCACGCGGTTGTGCAGGAACGAATTGCCGGATTGAGTTTTGTAGGTGGAATTTTCACCAACATCACCCACGACCACCTCGATTTTCACGGTACGTTCGATAATTATATTCGCGCAAAAAAGGGGTTCTTCGACCAGCTCCCGGCATCGGCCTTTGCCCTAACCAATGTAGACGACAAGCGTGGGCTGGTCATGCTTCAGAATACAGTGGCCCGCAAGGAGACGTACTCTCTCCAAACACTAGCGTCTTTTAAAGGAAAAATTCTGGCTGACAGCCTGTTCGGGCTGAACATGCTCATCGACGAGCGCGAAGTGTGGTTCAAGCTCATCGGCCAGTTTAACGCCTATAACCTCCTCAGCGTCTATGGTACGGCTATTCTGCTGGGCGAAGACCCAACCGAAGTTCTGACAATGCTATCGGGCATTACCCCCCCGCCCGGTCGGTTCGAGCAGGTTGTTTCGGACGACAAGATTGTTGGTATTGTTGACTATGCTCATACGCCCGATGCCCTGCAAAACGTATTGGAAACCATTAACGAGCTGCGCAGTACAGATGAACAGGATTACATGCCCCAGATCATTACGGTCGTGGGCTGTGGCGGCAACCGGGACACCTCCAAACGACCCATTATGGCCGATATAGCCTGCCGGTTAAGCAACCGCGTTATCCTGACCTCCGACAATCCACGGAACGAAGACCCCATGGACATTCTGGAGCAGATGCAGGCTGGTGTCTCACCGGTCGATTTCAAAAAAACGATCACCATCGAAGACCGGCACGAGGCCATCCGCAAAGCCGTTGAACTGGCCAAACCACATGACATAATTCTGGTAGCCGGTAAAGGCCATGAGACCTATCAGGAGATAAAAGGAATCAAATATGATTTCGATGACCGGGTCGTACTGCGGGACGCTTTCGCAGACCGTCGAAATCAGTAA
- a CDS encoding peptidase M28 (PFAM: peptidase M28; protease-associated PA domain protein~KEGG: hypothetical protein), giving the protein MARTFYVPRFRLVLFCIGTAGTLTAFHPDKLSFRKAFARINNEVSAHSRAYETLADASQRVGHRLTGSRNGTLAETYAFNLLSSYGYKDVRYEPFEVEAWMRDTVTLAIVPNKSDNFRDVPVVALAHSPIEAHVNGEIVDVGNGLEGDFEALKDKLKGKVALVNIGLAAPTKGARNLHRSEKTALAIQYGAKGVIMVNLVPGNVLLTGTASVTGKLIPIPSVCISLESGQALRAWMQEEREKLHAEINMTNTSRKIRARNVVATLKGSEFPNEKIIVGGHLDSWDLATGAIDNGIGSFAVMDIARTFKALKLKPKRTIEFVLFMGEEQGLLGSRAMVEKLKKAGELDNVRYMMNLDMTNDPSGLNAFGRSDMVPFLNMVGETMKEVEPAFANQMENQAGLHSDHQPFMLEGVPVVGMNGHLAREVLDCYHANCDRMNLVDASQLKNTVRYSTMLLFALADADAIPTQRQTDNQTRDYLTAQGLRTPLQIANEWRWKE; this is encoded by the coding sequence ATGGCCCGCACATTTTACGTGCCTCGTTTTCGGCTCGTGCTGTTCTGTATCGGTACAGCCGGTACGTTAACTGCTTTTCACCCCGACAAACTTTCTTTTCGAAAGGCGTTTGCCCGTATCAACAACGAGGTAAGTGCCCACAGCCGCGCTTATGAAACACTTGCCGACGCATCTCAACGGGTAGGCCACCGCCTGACGGGTAGCCGAAACGGTACTCTTGCCGAAACGTACGCCTTCAATCTGCTGTCGTCTTATGGATACAAAGACGTTCGCTACGAGCCATTCGAGGTAGAAGCCTGGATGCGCGATACTGTTACCCTGGCCATTGTCCCTAACAAAAGCGACAATTTTCGGGATGTGCCGGTAGTGGCGCTGGCTCACTCGCCCATCGAAGCACACGTAAACGGCGAGATTGTGGACGTGGGCAATGGGCTCGAAGGCGATTTTGAGGCCTTAAAAGATAAACTGAAAGGCAAAGTCGCCCTGGTTAATATTGGTCTGGCAGCTCCGACGAAAGGAGCCCGCAACCTCCACCGTTCCGAAAAAACGGCACTGGCCATTCAATACGGAGCCAAGGGCGTTATTATGGTCAACCTCGTTCCGGGTAATGTATTGCTCACGGGTACCGCTTCGGTAACGGGTAAACTGATTCCCATTCCATCGGTATGTATTTCGCTCGAAAGCGGTCAGGCTTTACGGGCCTGGATGCAGGAAGAGCGCGAAAAACTTCATGCCGAGATCAACATGACCAATACGAGCCGGAAAATACGGGCTCGCAACGTGGTGGCAACATTGAAAGGCTCTGAATTTCCCAACGAAAAGATCATCGTGGGCGGCCATCTGGATTCCTGGGATCTGGCCACCGGCGCTATCGACAACGGCATTGGCTCATTTGCCGTCATGGACATTGCCCGTACCTTCAAAGCCCTGAAACTGAAACCTAAACGAACCATCGAATTTGTCCTATTCATGGGCGAAGAACAGGGGTTGCTGGGCTCAAGAGCAATGGTCGAAAAGCTCAAAAAAGCGGGTGAGCTGGACAATGTTCGGTACATGATGAACCTCGACATGACCAACGACCCCTCGGGCCTGAACGCCTTTGGCCGCAGCGATATGGTTCCTTTCTTAAACATGGTGGGCGAAACGATGAAAGAAGTTGAACCGGCTTTTGCCAACCAGATGGAAAATCAGGCCGGCCTTCACTCCGACCATCAGCCGTTTATGCTGGAGGGCGTTCCGGTGGTGGGCATGAATGGACACCTCGCCCGGGAAGTGCTTGACTGCTATCACGCCAACTGCGACCGTATGAATCTGGTCGATGCCAGTCAGTTGAAAAATACCGTTCGTTATTCGACCATGCTGCTGTTTGCCCTCGCCGACGCCGATGCCATTCCAACCCAGCGCCAGACCGACAACCAAACCCGCGATTATCTGACGGCGCAGGGCTTACGTACCCCTCTACAAATTGCCAACGAATGGCGCTGGAAAGAATGA
- a CDS encoding ribosomal protein L13 (TIGRFAM: ribosomal protein L13~PFAM: ribosomal protein L13~KEGG: pla:Plav_2937 50S ribosomal protein L13) — protein MNTLSYKTISANKETAQKEWIVVDAQGEVLGRLASNIARLIRGKHKTNFTPHVDCGDNVIVINADKVRLTGAKMTDKVYVRHTGYPGGQRFASPRLLLEKHPERIIEHAVKGMLPKNRLGRRLYTNLYVYAGGQHPHEAQQPTAVKF, from the coding sequence GTGAATACGCTCAGTTACAAAACCATCTCTGCCAACAAAGAAACGGCGCAGAAGGAATGGATTGTGGTTGACGCTCAGGGTGAGGTGCTTGGTCGGCTGGCCAGCAATATCGCACGTCTGATTCGCGGCAAACACAAAACCAACTTCACGCCACACGTTGACTGCGGAGACAACGTGATTGTCATCAATGCCGACAAGGTTCGCCTGACCGGTGCCAAGATGACCGATAAAGTCTACGTCCGCCATACGGGTTATCCCGGTGGTCAACGGTTTGCATCGCCCCGGTTGTTGCTTGAAAAGCACCCTGAGCGTATCATCGAGCACGCCGTAAAAGGTATGTTGCCGAAAAACCGGCTCGGTCGGCGGTTGTATACCAACCTGTACGTTTACGCCGGTGGTCAACACCCGCACGAGGCTCAGCAACCAACCGCAGTTAAATTTTAA
- a CDS encoding ribosomal protein S9 (PFAM: ribosomal protein S9~KEGG: sat:SYN_00233 SSU ribosomal protein S9P), producing the protein MDRINTIGRRKTAISRIYMSAGSGAISVNGKDYKQYFPTEVLQIILNQPFATVNGVGGYDVKVNVRGGGVAGQAEATRMAIARALVEMNAEFRPALKKEGFLTRDSRMVERKKYGRRKARRRFQFSKR; encoded by the coding sequence ATGGATCGTATTAATACCATTGGCCGCCGTAAAACTGCCATCTCCCGCATCTACATGTCGGCGGGCAGCGGAGCCATCTCGGTGAACGGAAAAGATTATAAACAATATTTTCCTACCGAAGTACTGCAAATCATTCTGAACCAACCCTTTGCTACCGTAAACGGTGTTGGTGGTTACGACGTTAAAGTGAACGTTCGCGGTGGCGGTGTGGCCGGACAAGCCGAAGCTACCCGTATGGCTATTGCCCGGGCACTGGTCGAGATGAACGCTGAGTTCCGTCCAGCCCTGAAAAAAGAAGGATTCCTGACACGGGATTCGCGTATGGTAGAACGGAAAAAATACGGCCGTCGGAAAGCCCGTCGTCGGTTCCAGTTCTCGAAACGTTAA